Within Acomys russatus chromosome 7, mAcoRus1.1, whole genome shotgun sequence, the genomic segment AGATTACACAGACATGTGATCCACATGTGCCCAAGGTCTTCAGCCGAGCTTCTTTGGATGGAAGACGGAAGACAGTATAAAGGATGAGAGTGTAGGAGCATATGATCAATATGAAATCTAACCCACCTGTCAGGAAGGCAACAGTTAGACTGTATAATCTGAAAATACGGGTCTCTGAACAAGCCAGCTTGATTAGAGCCATAAATTCACAGTATGTGTGACGGATAATGGTTGTTCTACAGTAGGGAAGCCCACGAAGCATGAGTGGCTGAGGACTGAAAAGCAGCATGCCGCGGAAGACAACGGCCATCCCCAAGTTCCGGATGACTCTGTGAGTCAGGATAGTGGAGTGCCGCAGAGGGTTGCAGATAGCCACATAGCGGTCGAAGGCCATGGCCAAGATAAACCCCGAGGCCATACTGCACAGAGAGTGAATGAGAAAAACTTGCATCAGACAGGCTTCAAAATAGATCTCTCTGTCACGGAACCAAAAGTTGCTGAGGATTTTAGGCATGGCGGTTGTGGAGAGAATCAAGTCAGTCACTGAgagcatacagaggaagaaatacatgggCTCATGCAGATTGGAATCTACTCGGACAATGAAGAGAATAAAGAAGTTCCCTAAGAGAGCGCCTAGGTAGACGAGGCAGAACGGCCCTGATAGCCATGTGTGTATGGCTTCCATCCCTGGAATGCCAAGGAGAAGAAAGATTCTGGGATGCAGATTGGTAATATTGGACAATAGCATGATGGGAACGACTTGCTGCATTCTTCTGTACAGTAGTGTAGACCCTTCACATCCATCTGACCATTAATAATcagattatttattaatttatatataacacAACATTTTTTTCAcctcaagaataaattaaaaatcgaATTCATTTTCCAAATTGGTTGGAACATCAGCATTGTGTTTGGGGCAGTATTTTTGTACAATACAATGATTATCTTCGCCTTTAACTATTGCTTTAAAGGTAACAAGAGAAAGTATTTTGCATGAGTCAATAGATGCATTTAATCCACTAGTATGAATTAGTTGATTCTGACCTtttgaataaagagaaaaatataaatttttaaaattcacaaccagaagacttttgttttttgctgagaAGACAATGGAACTATAATTATGTGTTTATATACCAGGATAGAGTATACGTTTTTAAATCTTTAACTATTTTCAAACACTCAAATACaaacttttattgattttttatgtACGACACATAGTTTTGAAAGATATATACATGGTAAACAGAGATTACtgtgatattaaaatggctgctGCTCATGCATAAGAGCCAGAACTAGAACACACAGAACCTGTGTAAATGCCAGGTGGACATGGCAGCAACATGCAAATATATGCCCAAAAACATGGGCAGTAGAACACCAGAGCAAGCTGGTTTCCTAAACTAAGCATGTCAGTGAGCTCTGGCTAGATTGAGGCATGTCACATCCTTTAACAAGGTAAAAACCGGTCAAAGATGATTCTGGATGTGATCTTTCAGtctccatgtgcacatgtaaccATATGCAAGGGCACCCACTTAAGTGTGCAAACTTACCAATACATATTAAAACATGCATCCACTCTCATGCACGtgataaaacacacagaaatacacacaaaaaataatgaaataataaatatagaataTACATGTTATTTAATGATTAAATTGAATTAATTTATCACTTTCCTAACAGACTTTTTTTTGCatcaaaaatacttaaaatatctcttagcaattttaaaaaagaaaatatgtgattATTAGCCAGTCTgtgttggtacacacctttaatccagcactcagaaggcagagacagacaaatctctatgagtttcagggCAACcaaagatacacacagaaacactgccttaaaaaaaaaataaagcaaacaaacaagccaaaacatGATTATTGGCTATAGTTTCCACACAGTACGATAGattctcaatatttttctttttctttgttgacttTTCTCTAAATCTTATTAGGCTATGCTATAGAACAATGAATTAACATTCATAAATGTGAGATTATGTGACATTTGTACTACATAAAGCATACGTGAACCTACCATGAAAAACTCTTAATTGGTAAAGAGAAGTTTCTGCACATTATACTTACCTTGAGTGGTTTCAGTGGAGAAAAGCACAGGAAATCTCACCCCTATATAAAAGGTATATAAGTCTATGTTTCAGCAATTAAGAAATGTTGAGAGTTAGGGAAATAGTGTTTCCAAGGGAAGGGCCTTCCAATTGGTTATCCTATACTAAATAGCCCTGAAATAATATATAgtcaagtaacattatacagaccgtGAAGggtatatttaagaatataagtgcatatatgtatatgcacgtatgaagaattaataaaaacagaacaatttTAAAGATAGTGAAGAGGTGTGTATGAGAGGGTATGGGTGGAGGATAAGTAAAGAAGTTACATAACTATATTAAAGTctgaaaaaaggaaacagaggatCTTCTGCATATCTATtgacaaaaagaaaagtctaaaaCATTACAGACCTGTCAGCAGAATTTACAAGCTGAACATGAAAGGCATATGATAAAATATTgattattcattaaaatatttataataatatattatattaaaatacaatattcagaaaatattataAGACATATTTCCTCTGCCCTCAGTCATTATACAGCTTGCTGTGCTGTGGTGGGTTGAtaggggtgctccccttttctgaggagtagggacgGGGAATATGAGACCAGGAGAAGAGTAGGATGGGGGTACAATGGGGAGATAAAGtggatacatacataaatatttttttcaaaaagatagATTTCATCTAGTAAAAATAATCTAGTAATAAGCCACTGAAACTCAGTTTCATTTTCATACTCAGTCTAACTGCTGTATAGctttcctttacatttttttatttgtaaattactTAAAAGTCCGTTATTTATGTTCATCTTTTAAATTCTAATAATTCTGCAACTTTAAAAACATAGCTATTTTTAGTGAATTGtatattacttatttttgtgtatgcatatatatatgtggtgcgggggtgtggggggcatacacacacacacacacacacacacacacacacatgctgtggcgtACATGTGGagtgagaggacaacttacaaGTGTAGATTTGtttggggaatcaaactcaggacatcaggcttgaTGGTAAGTGTCTTTTTTCATTGAGCCATAAACTGGCTTCAGTCTTTTTGAAATGAATTAAATCATTTGGCTTATTGGTTTACCACAGCGTCACCCTTACAACAAACCACCTGGGTTTACAGTAAACTCATCTATGACAATTATGCAATGAgtaaaacagattttatttaatttcaatagTTTCAATTATACCATGGTTAAAATATGGATATGTCATTTATTTATCAGTTATCCATATTCTTTTACCCAAAGCAATGAGAACCATAAGTAGCAGGAAGGTTTATAAGGAAGGGTAATCTTCACACTGACACCTTTAAGTTAAAGAAGCAACATTCTTTATAACTAATTTTGTACAGTGATACAATCATTCTCTATAagtcaaattatctttttttttctctgaaaagcttctgcgtctgtttccctttttattaataaattagaCAGTGTTAATTTTAGAAGTTAAATTAGAAATTCTAATGTGTTCTAATGACCTCTAATGTGTTTGTAAAACTTCCTGTAACTGAGGGTAGCTTCAGACAAGACATACAGGACAACAATGGCAGCACATTTTATTAGGAATAAGTATGTATTCATGAAAGAATCAACAAATTATAGCTACTGATTCCACAAAATTAAGGTCTACTGGTTCTGTCAGTGTTATTTTACAGCACCAAAGAGGGTGTTGTGTGGAACAGCTCATTTCTACCAGCAAATGCATCACAAATACATTGTTCTTAGAACTGTTCTCAGTGACACATGCTCTGCAAGTACTTAAGGAATTTCACGTTTCATTAGTCTCAATAATAGAATGAGTATGCAGGGGAAGAAATAAGCAGGTCAATACATTTTCAAGTTGGTAGAAATTAAGCATCAACAGATTTGTTTCATTTGAAAATGAGTGAAAGCGACTGGAAGGTTAGCTTAGTAGCTCTTGCataggacctaggttcagtttccagtatcCAAACAGTGAATCACAACTGTCTATTACTTCAGTACCTCAGAACCGATGGCCTCATATGACCTCCACTGGCAcgaggcacacatatggtgcaaaGATTTACATACAGGTAAAGTATGtgctaatataatataaaaatacataaatataaaaaatacaaaggaaaagataACAGACTTTTAAAGGAGAATTAAAATGGGTAATTACAAGAGTAACTGGTTCAGTATTTGTGGCTCATCATTTGTCTTATAGAaatgttttctataattaaataaAGTAGATTAGTCACCAGATGTTATTTTGATGAGAATAAAATACACCCAAATTATACAATAAAATCTCTTTTCAGAACAGTCTTGGACTAAAGAGTAAATTAAATTTGAAGGAAAACCATGCCTTAAAATCTCATATACACATTTTGACCACGTATTATCTGTGTCATAATTTAGGCCTTTCTCAGAAACATGTAGACCAACTTACATTTATTAGATGAATGCTGAAAAGAAAGCTAAATTTTAGTTAAGAATGTTAAGAAATATCCACTCTAGTTCCAGACTCTCTAACAACCATAAAAACACACCGTGCGAGCTGGTGAGGTGACACAATTGGTAAAGCGCCTTCAAGCATGACGAAATTAGCTCAAATCTCCAGAAGCTGTGTAAAACAGATGAAATCATGCACATCTAAATTCCCAGTAGTGAGATTGGAGGCAGCCACAGAAGAATCACTGCAGGTCTCACACTAGCTAAGCTGTTATACACAGAGATGACCAAGTGACCTGGCCTTAATAGAGTAAGAGTCAAGGAGCAATGCCTGAGATTATCCCTGTGACTTCAACATGTGAAAAAACGGCTCACAGACACCACACTACATATGTAAAAACTACataaagatttttataaatatagaatatagaaaagcatacttttaaaagaagCCCAAACCTGTCATAATTTCACTAAGTTCAAGAAAAACTAAAGACATAACCAGCAAGTGCAGATGCACAAAGGAACTTGCAAGTGCTTTAGAACTTTAGTGGGCACAATCTCAGAGGTGAGATTTTTGCACTAATGGTgacaaaaaacatctttaaaggaaaaatatcccTCAAGATTACTTATCGGTAGTAAGTTTCAATTATGTGTTGTGCCTCCTCTGTAGAGGAGAGAACTCTAGATGAAAATAATAGCTGATTGGTCAAGATATATGCCATTCGATAAAGTCTATAACTTCCTACAGTCTGTAACTTCCTACAGTCTGTAACTTACTTCATATAGT encodes:
- the LOC127192202 gene encoding olfactory receptor 52K1-like, which codes for MQQVVPIMLLSNITNLHPRIFLLLGIPGMEAIHTWLSGPFCLVYLGALLGNFFILFIVRVDSNLHEPMYFFLCMLSVTDLILSTTAMPKILSNFWFRDREIYFEACLMQVFLIHSLCSMASGFILAMAFDRYVAICNPLRHSTILTHRVIRNLGMAVVFRGMLLFSPQPLMLRGLPYCRTTIIRHTYCEFMALIKLACSETRIFRLYSLTVAFLTGGLDFILIICSYTLILYTVFRLPSKEARLKTLGTCGSHVCVILVAYTPAFFSFLTHRFGRNVAPHIHIFVANIYLLVPPLANPMIYGIRTKRIRERFLQIFTSKKL